The stretch of DNA CTACAAAATAGTTACCGCCGAACATCTTTATCCAGTCATACATACCCGTTTCCGGATCAGCAAGTTCTGTTTCGCGATCAAAATGAGCTGCAAGCAACACTCGAAAACCAGTTTTTTCCAGTAAATAAGTGTACTCACTGAGTGATGGAAAATACCAGAAATTAATTTCAGCATTTTTTAAATATCCCTTTTCAGTCAGAACCGTTTTAATTGCATCGCATATCTGCTGAACATTACCTTTTCCACCCATTTCCAGTACGAGCTTCCCACCTCTTGTCAAATTTCTGAACATGCATATGGCAGCTTCTTCTTTATTTAAAATCCAATGAAGTGTTGCATTAGAAAAAACAGCATCGAACGGCTGGATGAATTGAAAGTTCGCGGCATCCTGCACCTCAAACAAAAGGTGAGGGAACAGTTTTTTTGCCTGTTCAACCATTGTTGATGATTTATCAATACCCACTATATCAGCACCGGATTCAGCAATTTTGGCCGTAAGATGTCCGGTTCCACAACCAATATCTAAAATCCGCATACCTGGCTCTGCTTCAAGAAGACCGAGAAGATCTTCTCCATACTTATAAACAAATGAGTGAGACTGATCATACAAGTCGGCATTCCAGATTTTTGTGGGTTGTTGCATAGTTTTAATTTTTAAAGTTGTACGTTAATTTTAATTGAGAATTAGCCCTTTATTATTGGCTTACTTCCTCATTCAACATAAAAATCAATTGTAAGATTGATTTAATGATTGGTAGATCAATGTGTTTCCGATCGGTTCATTAAAAATACGTTTGTTTCGCTACAACCTAATAGATATTTTTGATATCATTACGACAGCAAAAACACCAAC from Solitalea canadensis DSM 3403 encodes:
- a CDS encoding class I SAM-dependent methyltransferase, which gives rise to MQQPTKIWNADLYDQSHSFVYKYGEDLLGLLEAEPGMRILDIGCGTGHLTAKIAESGADIVGIDKSSTMVEQAKKLFPHLLFEVQDAANFQFIQPFDAVFSNATLHWILNKEEAAICMFRNLTRGGKLVLEMGGKGNVQQICDAIKTVLTEKGYLKNAEINFWYFPSLSEYTYLLEKTGFRVLLAAHFDRETELADPETGMYDWIKMFGGNYFVGLSDSETEQVIAAAVELLWKTNHRNGKWYGDYKRLRIVAVKEND